In the genome of Methylotenera mobilis JLW8, the window CCAACATTTCAAAACCCTTATAAGTGAAAACTTGTAAGGGTTTTTTCTTTTCTGCGAGCTCAATTGATTTGGCTCCAACCTAGTTAGCCAACTCCAGCCAGCGTGCATGCAGCCGAAAACACACCAACACCACAAGTCAGCGTGACCGATGGCCAGAGTACCCCCCAGCCCTCTAGCCTAGGCCTAGCAATAACCTTTATATAGATTGCGCCTCTGCAATTGGCAGCAAGATGTAATGGATTCCGGTATCGCTAAACTTACCTTTTAGCTCTGTCACTAAATCCTGCAGTCCAGCAAAACTAGCGTGCATCATAAACTGCACGCGCCTTTGGCGCCCTGCTACCTGCTCAACCAAACTGAGCTCAGCATGCTGCCTGCCGTGACCATTGACACTACTGCTAGTAAAACCTGATATCTCGTCTTTTTGTAATAACAAATCTACCAATGCCTCTTCCAAGCTCACCGGTGCCATGAGAATCAATAAGCCCTGCCCATTTAACTGCTGATTCATTTTGTAACCCCATTAAAAAACCTGCGGTAAAGGATTGGTAGCAATACCAATGTCAATGCGGTTGAACTTACCAACCCGCCAATCACGACAATCGCCAGAGGCCGCTGAATCTCAGACCCTGGTCCAGTGGCAAACAATAAGGGAATCAAGCCAAAAGCAGCGATGCTTGCCGTCATCAACACTGGCCTTAACCTACGTTTAGCACCCTCCACCACGATAGTGGCCATTGCCATACCCTGTGCCTGCAGTTGATTAAAATAGCTGACCATCACCACCCCATTCAGCACAGCAATGCCCAGCAAGGCAATAAACCCTACAGAGGCAGGCACGGATAAATACTCCCCGGAAAGCCAAAGTGAGAACACGCCACCGATCATAGCAAACGGGATATTAGACAAGATCAGCATAGCCTGCTTAACTGAACCAAACGTTGCAAACAGCAGTAAAAATATCAGCCCGATAGCAACCGGTACCACAATAGCCAAGCGCGCAGAGGCTCTTTGCTGATTTTCAAATTGCCCGCCAAACTTTGCCGTATAACCTTCTCCAAACTTCACTTCAGCCTGCACGCGCTGCTTGGCTTCCTCCACAAAGCCCACCAAGTCACGACCTCGTACATTGGCAGTCACTACCACAAACCGTGCGCCGCGCTCCCTATCCACTTTCACGGGACCCTCTTCACGCTCAATTCTTGCCACAGCGGAAAGCGGTATATTCGTACCATTATCAAGTGTCAGCATCAAATTACCGAAGTCTGCGGGAGACGCTCGTAAATCCTGACTGCCTCGAATCAGCACTGGAGTACGTTTCTGTCCCTCCTGCACCACGCCCAACTGCTTGCCTTCCAACTGCGCGAGCAATATCGTCTCGATCTCATTGACACTCAAGCCTAGACGCCCAGCCGCCATGCGATCAATTTTGATTTGTAAATATTGCACACCACTATTTTGCGGCGTATAAACATCCTGGCTACCGGGAATGGCCGCCAAAATCTTAACAATCTGTTGTGCTTTTGCATTCAGCGTAGCTAAGTCTGGGCCAAAGATTTTTATCGCCAAATCGCCACGCACGCCCAATATCATTTCATTGACGCGCATATCAATAGGCTGTGTAAAGCTATAAGCCAAACCGGGAAGCTGATCCATCACTTTGCGTAGCTCATCAATCAACGCATCTTTTGTTGCCACACGCCACTCACGCATCGGCTTTAATATCAGAAAATTATCCGTCTGGTTCAAGCCCATCGGGTCCAGTCCCAAGTCATCTGAGCCTACACGTGAATATACGCCCTTCACTTCCGGCACTTGGCTTAATATGGCGCGCTGCACATTCATATCCGTAGTAATGGTTTGGTTGAGGTTAATTGACGGTAATTTCTCCACCCCGATAATAATGTCGCCTTCATCCATTACCGGCATAAAGGTTTTACCTATCTGGGTGTACACCACAGCAGTAAGCGTAAGCATTATCAAGGCTGCACCGACAATCACCCGGGCATGCGCCAAGCACCATAACAATACAGGTTCATACAGTGCTAGCGCTTTACGCACCAGCCAAGGATTATCATGACTGACTTCTTTTAGCAAAAATGAAGACAGCATAGGAATTACGGTTAATGACAACACAAGCGATCCGGCCAACGCAAACATGATGGTCAAGGCCACTGGGCTGAACAGCTTACCTTCTAGCCCCTGCAATGTGAGTAACGGTAAAAATACCGTAATAATAATCAGCACCCCGGCGGTGACCGGCACGCTGACCTCACGTACCGCACGGTAAATAATATGCATACGCGGCAAAGTGCCCGCCTGCTTTTTATCAGCTAAATGCGAAACTACATTTTCCACCACAACCACCGCCGCATCTACCAGCATACCAATGGCAATAGCAAGCCCACCCAAGCTCATTAAATTGGCAGACATGCCAAAACTGCGCATTAATAAAAAAGTAAACAAAGCTGACAGCGGCAGAATAAAAGCAATGGTCAGCGCTGCCCTAAAATTACCCAAAAACAACACCAGCAAAATCAGCACCAGCACAACCGCTTCCAGCAGCGCCTTGGTCACGGTATTCACCGCGCGCTCCACCAAGCCACCGCGATCATAAAACACGTTAATCTTGACGCCTTTAGGCAGCTGCGGCGCTATTTCCGCCAGCCTAGCTTTTACGCCCTCGACTACCTTTTGTGCATTGGCACCGCGTAAGCCCAACACCAGGCCTTGCACAGTTTCATTCTGGCCATTGCTAGTCACGGCACCATAGCGCGTAATTGAACCGATACGTACGGTGGCAACATCAGCCACTCTAACCGACATGCCATGATCGGTGCGCACCACGGTGTTCTCAACATCTGCTATGGTTTTAAAGCCGCCCTCTGAGCGCACTAACAAAGAGCCCTCTCCATCGTTCAACCGCCCAGCACCACCATTGCGATTATTGGTTTGCAATACCTGCTGCAATAGATCTATCGCCACGCCTCGTGCATACATACGCGCATTGTCTGGTACAACTTCAAAGCTACGCACTAGACCACCTAACACGTTCACATCGGCCACTCCAGCCACAGTGCGCAATTGTGGACGAATCACCCAATCCAGCAGACTACGGCGCTCTTGCAAGCTAAGCTCATCACTCTCTACGGTAAACATAAACATCTCGCCCAATGGCGTTGTCATCGGCGCCATGCCGCCTGAAACATTATCGGGCAGATTAGGCCAAACCGAATTTAAGCGCTCGGACAGTTGCTGCCGCGCCCAATAAATATCCGTACCATCCTCAAAATCAATGGTAATGTCAGTGAGTGCATACTTAGCCACAGAGCGCACGCCAACTTGATGTGGTATTCCTAACATTTCAACTTCTATCGGCGCAGTAATTCTGGCTTCCACCTCCTCTGGCGTCATGCCGGGCGCTTTAACCACAATCTTCACCTGCGTAGAAGACACGTCAGGAAAGGCGTCTATCGGTAATGCCTGATAAGCAACCACACCAGCAAACGCCAAGCCCAGAGTCACAATTACCATTAACAACCGTTGCGTCAGCGCAAACTGAATCAGCTTAGCCAGCATCACTCACCTCCCAAACCCAACCAAGTGCCCTTAATGGCAGAAATCCCAGTCACGGCAATGTTCTCTCCACCGGCAAACGGGGCATCGATAACAGTCTCATCCCCTTGCTCAGAAATAACCGTCACTTTCGTCGGCTTAAAACCCGTTTTCGTCTGTACAAATATCAAAGCATTGTTACCCTGCCTTGCGAGCGCAGATTTAGGCACACTAAAATACTGCGCCTGACCATCCAGCTTAATTTCAGCCTCTACAAACTGCCCTGGCGATAATTTTTCTGCACCATTGGTTACTTCAGCACGCAAATGCAGGGTCTGGTCGGCCTTATTCACACTGCGAATCACGGCGATTAGGCGCCCACTTGCATGTAGCTTAGGTATCTGTACTTGCATGCCCTCTTTTACAAATGGCAAACCTTCAAGCGGCGCGTGAATTTCCAGCCACAGCGGAGACAATTTTGCAATTCGGTATAAGGGAGTTGCCATATCGACACGCTGACCGGTTGTCACCATTTGCTCTAACACCTGGCCGGAAATTGGCGCTACCAAACTGAGTCCGCTAGCCATACCGGCTGATGGAGTTAACTTGGCGATAGCACCATCACTCACGCCAGCCAGCTTTAACGCCTGCTTACGCTGCGCTAAATTGGCACTGGCTTCATCATGTGCACTTTCCGCCTCAAAATATCGGCGCTGAGCAATCACGCCGTGCTGCAACAACTCGGTATCTCGCGTTAAAGCCTTGGCAGCCAACTTCTCCTGCGTTAACGCCTGCAGATAGTCGCGTTGCAAACTTAGCAGATCTGGGCTGATTAAATGCGCAATCACTTGCCCTTGTTTAACAGTCTGCCCAGCCGCCACCTGCAACTGATCTATCAAACCAGACTGCGGCGCACTGACAATCCGCTCCTGTCCGACCGGGATTACAATTTCCGCAGGGAAGCGACGGCTACTCAATAAAGTATTTTTACCAATTGGCGCCACTACCACGCCCAGACTTCTTTGCTGCGCTAGGCTCATCACCACATCCGCGGCCTGCGCATTACTGCTTAACAATAGCGCTCCGGTAATTAATATAAGGAAATAGTTCATGACAGCACTCCTACTATTGGGATGCAGCGGACACCACGCTGCGTTTTAGTTATTTGATGCGCAGAAAAATGCACAGCCCCGCAGACAAGTGACTGTGCAATTAGCAAGCTAGACAAATTGGTTGCATCAAAGCTAGCTGAACCAGAGTTGGCCAAGCTAGAACCGTCTTTAGCGGCAAGCGATGAAGGTAACATAGCACAGCATTGAGTCTTGGGCTCGGCATGTAGAAGATGGATACCGTTGACCAATAGCGCTATCACTAGCCAGAAGCGGCTGAATATAGACATATCACAATCCTAAAAAAGCAAAAAATCACCCGCGACCAGCACGAGTGTTCAATCTTGATTTTTTAGAAGTAGGGAGGAGCGCGCTGTCCCGCGACAGACTGGAGAAAAGGAGGAATGCTAATATGCGCTACAAACGCATATTTATATCGCCTGATAGAGATTGCCAGCAACGGAATAATAAACAGCATCAAAAACAGGGGCACCGGCAATGCCTCTAGATTTTTGGTTTTAACTAGAGCTTTATCTACGCCAACCACTTGTACATCATTCACGTTCTTAAGCGTGTGTACGGTATCTAGCGGTTGAAACAAATCCGCCTCATGCATATGCAAGCCATGTCCATAGGCAGTGGTATCCGCCTGCACATGGGCGTGGATAAATGGCATAAAGGCTTGCAATATTGCAAACCAAACCACAATTACCCACAACAGTTTTTTATTAAAACCTCTTTGCATAGCGCCAATTTATCAGCTATTCAGAACAATGACAAACAATGTGCTTAATAAGCTTTTTTAATAAGTTCTTTTTCTAGGAGTAAAAGTATGCTGATTATCAATATGTCTAAATGTAATGCGACCATTGTTAACATCATAAGGTGATAGCTCCAGCGTAACCTTATCACCCGCTAAAATACGAATGTGATTCTTTTTCATTTTACCGCCGGTAT includes:
- a CDS encoding DUF3240 family protein — translated: MNQQLNGQGLLILMAPVSLEEALVDLLLQKDEISGFTSSSVNGHGRQHAELSLVEQVAGRQRRVQFMMHASFAGLQDLVTELKGKFSDTGIHYILLPIAEAQSI
- the infA gene encoding translation initiation factor IF-1 — translated: MAKEELIEMSGVVTEILPDSRYRVTLDNGHVLIAYTGGKMKKNHIRILAGDKVTLELSPYDVNNGRITFRHIDNQHTFTPRKRTY
- a CDS encoding efflux RND transporter permease subunit; its protein translation is MLAKLIQFALTQRLLMVIVTLGLAFAGVVAYQALPIDAFPDVSSTQVKIVVKAPGMTPEEVEARITAPIEVEMLGIPHQVGVRSVAKYALTDITIDFEDGTDIYWARQQLSERLNSVWPNLPDNVSGGMAPMTTPLGEMFMFTVESDELSLQERRSLLDWVIRPQLRTVAGVADVNVLGGLVRSFEVVPDNARMYARGVAIDLLQQVLQTNNRNGGAGRLNDGEGSLLVRSEGGFKTIADVENTVVRTDHGMSVRVADVATVRIGSITRYGAVTSNGQNETVQGLVLGLRGANAQKVVEGVKARLAEIAPQLPKGVKINVFYDRGGLVERAVNTVTKALLEAVVLVLILLVLFLGNFRAALTIAFILPLSALFTFLLMRSFGMSANLMSLGGLAIAIGMLVDAAVVVVENVVSHLADKKQAGTLPRMHIIYRAVREVSVPVTAGVLIIITVFLPLLTLQGLEGKLFSPVALTIMFALAGSLVLSLTVIPMLSSFLLKEVSHDNPWLVRKALALYEPVLLWCLAHARVIVGAALIMLTLTAVVYTQIGKTFMPVMDEGDIIIGVEKLPSINLNQTITTDMNVQRAILSQVPEVKGVYSRVGSDDLGLDPMGLNQTDNFLILKPMREWRVATKDALIDELRKVMDQLPGLAYSFTQPIDMRVNEMILGVRGDLAIKIFGPDLATLNAKAQQIVKILAAIPGSQDVYTPQNSGVQYLQIKIDRMAAGRLGLSVNEIETILLAQLEGKQLGVVQEGQKRTPVLIRGSQDLRASPADFGNLMLTLDNGTNIPLSAVARIEREEGPVKVDRERGARFVVVTANVRGRDLVGFVEEAKQRVQAEVKFGEGYTAKFGGQFENQQRASARLAIVVPVAIGLIFLLLFATFGSVKQAMLILSNIPFAMIGGVFSLWLSGEYLSVPASVGFIALLGIAVLNGVVMVSYFNQLQAQGMAMATIVVEGAKRRLRPVLMTASIAAFGLIPLLFATGPGSEIQRPLAIVVIGGLVSSTALTLVLLPILYRRFFNGVTK
- a CDS encoding efflux RND transporter periplasmic adaptor subunit, yielding MNYFLILITGALLLSSNAQAADVVMSLAQQRSLGVVVAPIGKNTLLSSRRFPAEIVIPVGQERIVSAPQSGLIDQLQVAAGQTVKQGQVIAHLISPDLLSLQRDYLQALTQEKLAAKALTRDTELLQHGVIAQRRYFEAESAHDEASANLAQRKQALKLAGVSDGAIAKLTPSAGMASGLSLVAPISGQVLEQMVTTGQRVDMATPLYRIAKLSPLWLEIHAPLEGLPFVKEGMQVQIPKLHASGRLIAVIRSVNKADQTLHLRAEVTNGAEKLSPGQFVEAEIKLDGQAQYFSVPKSALARQGNNALIFVQTKTGFKPTKVTVISEQGDETVIDAPFAGGENIAVTGISAIKGTWLGLGGE